The Sphaerospermopsis torques-reginae ITEP-024 genome has a window encoding:
- a CDS encoding DUF4178 domain-containing protein yields the protein MYTVSIETQLHALRPGDRVRYSGVDWDIKDYSTYQDPQGYQTEEWLLVSSGGSEYYLLREYDPSEEMNSVTWYISHQLHNVSLYTPDFPKDQLQLTTLWKEMQALNTPYPELKLFYKSYYFDSQTEGSYDSEGKTKSRITWNYWDKDHCVNLAIEAFPNLQLEIYSSKIVKPEESHNIQKGVGSQRQLLRWKPELIIELIIALIFLSIGIFLMIFG from the coding sequence ATGTATACAGTTAGTATTGAAACTCAACTTCATGCCTTGCGTCCGGGCGATCGCGTCAGATATTCTGGTGTAGATTGGGATATAAAAGATTACAGCACCTACCAAGATCCCCAAGGTTATCAAACAGAGGAATGGTTGTTAGTCTCCTCCGGTGGTTCGGAATATTACTTATTACGAGAATATGACCCCAGTGAGGAAATGAACTCTGTAACTTGGTATATTTCCCACCAGTTACATAATGTGTCTTTATATACTCCAGATTTTCCCAAAGATCAACTACAATTAACTACATTATGGAAAGAAATGCAAGCATTAAATACCCCTTATCCAGAATTAAAACTTTTTTATAAATCCTATTATTTCGATTCACAAACTGAAGGAAGTTATGATTCTGAAGGGAAAACAAAATCTCGCATTACTTGGAATTATTGGGATAAAGACCATTGTGTAAATTTAGCAATAGAAGCTTTTCCCAATCTACAATTAGAGATTTACTCAAGCAAAATAGTCAAGCCTGAAGAATCTCATAATATTCAAAAAGGCGTAGGTTCGCAACGTCAGCTATTGAGGTGGAAACCTGAATTAATTATTGAATTAATAATTGCGCTCATATTTTTGTCCATCGGTATATTTTTAATGATATTTGGGTAA
- a CDS encoding histone deacetylase family protein, translated as MDLPIIYHQDYIAPLPPGHRFPMSKFRQLYELLLTDRVAHPEQFHTPECPPQELIELVHTKSYVQAYCEGTLEAKAQRRIGLPWSPALVNRTCVAVGGTILTAKLALNQGLACNTAGGTHHAFPNYGSGFCIFNDLAIATRVLQKLGLAKKILIVDLDVHQGDGTAFIFENDHSVFTFSMHCEINFPSTKQTSDLDVALPIGMEDDAYLQTLANYLPDLLTEIKPDIIFYDAGVDTHIDDKLGKLALTDTGIFRREMQVLTTCVSAGYPVACVIGGGYADDMKSLVWRHSLLHRAASQVYHQFHL; from the coding sequence ATGGATCTACCAATTATTTACCATCAAGATTATATTGCACCTCTACCGCCTGGACATCGCTTCCCCATGTCGAAATTTCGACAACTGTATGAATTACTATTGACTGACAGGGTAGCACATCCAGAACAGTTTCACACTCCTGAATGTCCACCGCAAGAATTAATAGAATTAGTCCACACCAAAAGTTATGTACAAGCTTACTGCGAAGGAACATTAGAAGCAAAAGCACAAAGACGCATTGGTTTACCTTGGAGTCCAGCTTTAGTAAATCGCACCTGTGTAGCAGTAGGTGGAACAATATTAACGGCTAAATTAGCATTAAACCAAGGTTTAGCTTGTAATACTGCGGGTGGAACACATCACGCTTTTCCTAATTATGGATCTGGTTTTTGTATTTTTAATGATTTAGCAATTGCTACTCGCGTTTTACAAAAATTAGGACTTGCTAAAAAGATTTTAATTGTTGACTTAGACGTACATCAAGGAGATGGAACAGCGTTTATATTTGAAAATGATCACAGCGTTTTTACATTTTCCATGCACTGCGAAATTAACTTCCCTAGCACCAAACAAACAAGTGATTTAGATGTTGCATTACCCATAGGAATGGAAGACGATGCTTACTTACAAACCCTAGCTAATTACCTACCAGACTTACTCACAGAAATTAAACCAGATATAATATTTTATGATGCTGGAGTTGACACCCATATAGATGATAAACTAGGGAAATTAGCTCTCACCGACACAGGAATTTTTCGCCGCGAAATGCAGGTTTTAACAACCTGTGTCAGTGCTGGGTATCCAGTGGCTTGCGTGATTGGTGGTGGTTATGCTGATGATATGAAATCCTTAGTTTGGAGACATTCTTTATTACATCGAGCCGCCAGTCAAGTTTATCACCAGTTTCATCTTTAA
- a CDS encoding spermine synthase gives MSISLFVENYDHGIAFYINGDLQFDSADEAIYHENLVIPALSLAVQRFPDTDLRVLICGGGDGLAARDILRFSQVKSIDLVDYNPDVINLANTVFKPYNLGSLEHEKVTLYTQEAFGFVRELVDDSYHLVICDFTCPKSAEDAKIYSQEWFQEVNRILIPSGIVAVNGVSPNYDTHAFWCLYQTLLSVNFATKPLQIQIPSFINHNYGDWGFFLGSTQRILRTEIENIDFPNHLNYLTPEKLLQVFRIEQEIATNRHQVTIHTLENEQLFYYLLNYPSNPEDILLNSGEYVDFLDIDEQFNAEIENINSLDLESVAKFWLENIYAAPDAEKDLPDINQFVPVRHPYHEPKMTTSWLDNLQGLLSEIDINKLLNTLLTRAQELPPQIASELRHFADKIKYNQPLGTLNPKMVEFITLLSITLLMTNLVAPDSVFAKGSYYGRSSSSSSSSYNDGTGDGKIIGFIFTLFSSYWIYSIIKRMRNN, from the coding sequence ATGTCTATTTCCTTATTTGTTGAAAACTATGATCATGGTATTGCGTTTTATATCAATGGAGATTTACAGTTTGATAGTGCTGATGAGGCAATTTATCATGAAAATTTAGTAATTCCTGCTCTATCTTTAGCTGTCCAAAGATTTCCTGATACAGATTTACGGGTTTTGATTTGTGGTGGTGGTGATGGATTAGCTGCTAGAGATATTCTGCGTTTTTCTCAGGTAAAAAGCATTGATTTAGTAGACTATAACCCAGATGTTATTAACTTAGCAAATACAGTATTTAAACCTTACAATTTAGGCAGCTTAGAACATGAAAAAGTTACACTATACACTCAAGAAGCCTTTGGATTTGTGAGAGAATTAGTTGATGATTCTTATCATCTGGTAATTTGTGATTTCACCTGTCCTAAATCCGCTGAAGACGCAAAAATCTATAGTCAAGAATGGTTTCAAGAAGTTAATCGTATTTTAATTCCTTCTGGAATAGTTGCTGTTAACGGAGTTTCACCAAATTATGATACTCACGCTTTTTGGTGTTTATATCAAACCTTGCTATCAGTCAATTTTGCAACTAAACCCCTACAAATTCAAATTCCCTCATTTATTAACCATAATTATGGTGATTGGGGTTTCTTTTTAGGTTCAACACAAAGAATTTTGAGGACAGAAATTGAAAACATTGATTTCCCAAATCATTTAAATTATTTAACCCCTGAAAAGTTACTTCAAGTCTTTAGAATTGAACAAGAAATAGCAACAAATCGTCATCAGGTAACTATTCACACCTTAGAAAATGAACAGTTATTTTATTATCTTTTGAATTATCCATCTAACCCAGAAGATATACTATTAAATTCTGGTGAATATGTGGATTTTTTAGACATTGATGAACAGTTCAACGCCGAAATAGAAAATATTAATTCCTTAGATTTGGAATCTGTAGCTAAGTTTTGGTTAGAAAATATTTATGCTGCTCCCGATGCAGAAAAAGACTTACCAGATATTAACCAATTTGTACCAGTACGTCATCCCTACCATGAACCTAAGATGACAACATCTTGGTTAGATAATCTCCAAGGATTATTATCAGAAATAGACATTAACAAATTACTCAATACTTTACTAACTAGAGCGCAGGAATTACCACCACAAATTGCTAGTGAATTGAGGCATTTTGCTGATAAAATTAAGTATAATCAGCCTTTAGGCACGTTAAACCCTAAAATGGTTGAATTTATTACTTTGTTGTCTATAACACTGTTAATGACTAATTTAGTAGCACCAGATTCGGTATTTGCTAAAGGCTCATATTATGGTAGAAGTAGCAGTAGCAGCAGTAGTAGTTATAACGATGGTACTGGTGATGGTAAAATCATCGGTTTTATATTCACGTTATTTAGTAGTTACTGGATATATAGCATTATTAAAAGAATGCGAAATAATTAA
- the gshA gene encoding glutamate--cysteine ligase encodes MVLTKGFEIEMYTGTPQGEIVGLSDQIVADLQGFMREPDSRNVEYITKASTSYENQLCGLLRPRQQLRKYLQRLNNYTLIPGSTLSLGRSDRFYRSDLSNPYHDYIEQTYGTKVVTASVHINIGISDPEILMRACRVIRMEAPLFLALSASSPFLDGKATGYHSTRWGLFPQTPSHVPLFASHDHHIQWVEAQLKVGTMQNVRHLWTSVRPNGDRRPYDLNRLELRICDLVTDPISLLAITALLETRLLQIIDNPNIDPLTQSSFSPEELITITAKNEMAAATSSLDAQLQHWQDGSTILARDWINQLYQEVWGIAKQQGFGCFLSPLQKILREGNEAQQWLQLHKVGVDAQQVIKQAIIATQEREQELESKLLCSSVVA; translated from the coding sequence GTGGTCTTAACGAAAGGCTTTGAAATTGAGATGTATACTGGCACACCTCAAGGTGAAATAGTTGGTCTCTCCGACCAAATTGTTGCGGATTTACAGGGATTTATGCGAGAGCCAGATAGCCGCAACGTAGAATACATCACTAAAGCTTCCACCAGTTACGAAAATCAATTGTGTGGTTTATTGCGCCCACGTCAGCAGTTACGGAAATATTTGCAGCGGTTAAACAATTACACATTGATACCAGGGAGTACCCTGTCCTTGGGAAGAAGCGATCGCTTTTACCGTTCTGACCTCTCTAACCCCTATCATGACTACATTGAGCAAACCTACGGGACAAAAGTTGTCACCGCCAGCGTACACATTAATATTGGCATTTCCGATCCAGAAATATTAATGCGTGCCTGTCGGGTTATCCGTATGGAAGCGCCCCTTTTCCTTGCCCTAAGCGCCTCATCACCATTTTTAGATGGCAAAGCCACAGGTTATCATTCTACTCGTTGGGGACTCTTCCCCCAAACTCCCAGTCATGTACCCCTATTTGCCAGTCATGACCATCATATTCAATGGGTGGAAGCACAGCTAAAAGTCGGGACAATGCAAAATGTCCGGCATTTGTGGACATCAGTGAGACCAAATGGCGATCGCCGTCCTTATGATTTAAATCGCTTAGAATTGCGAATTTGTGATTTAGTTACAGATCCTATTTCCTTATTAGCAATTACAGCCTTATTAGAAACGCGGTTATTGCAAATCATTGATAACCCCAATATTGACCCCTTAACCCAAAGCAGTTTCTCACCTGAAGAACTAATTACCATAACCGCTAAAAATGAAATGGCAGCAGCCACATCCAGTCTTGATGCCCAATTGCAACATTGGCAAGATGGTAGTACCATACTCGCCAGAGATTGGATTAACCAGCTATATCAAGAAGTTTGGGGCATAGCCAAACAACAAGGCTTCGGTTGTTTCCTGTCTCCCTTACAGAAAATTCTCCGTGAAGGCAACGAAGCCCAACAATGGTTACAGTTGCACAAAGTTGGTGTCGATGCCCAGCAAGTCATTAAACAAGCCATCATTGCCACCCAAGAACGGGAACAAGAACTAGAAAGCAAATTATTGTGTTCCTCTGTCGTCGCTTAG
- a CDS encoding AAA domain-containing protein encodes MKSQKARISMPNLVTSNKYQNWGYSLLNSTIDNIIRSFEGQEKVKSYSDFREKKERAYELIFECVGKQTCLFYIRRQGQGKDTGEEIWDLTIATDDREYKLPKRLKELKKTLGLRAVVKKNGTGGLKILSAYLLPPSRGKIDAYALPLPLQLVPNYHETVNIAPQILAKINKMPICGNHVPTEAQLQAWKAFLKVEERIAKARQFCVNFFDSQYDHTQKEIALKININSATLNGEEENYIDVDNFWERVKQAKNQDIKFSDTVPTEITRRTSRQLGTIEKIDPENNLIYIRIDRDLLEYIAAGNYQLPTQGYLFFDAAGDIKQIERKEKALEQLKQGRTQNPYLGDFLFDASQARPIEKTVQLNSQDLLLAAANAGQKASVEKVLAAEDLVLIQGPPGTGKTTVIAEICYQIALRGGRTLITSQANLAVDNALSRLVHNPVIRAVRKGKAEKVGEEGQAFLEEQVINKWLENTANDCESNLNLRRENLDILQQLLADLPRFTAYLKAEEKLHNKQKKSKDEQIKLEELYQSQETVYHELMENQTEIEILTQELKNILKKPKNINWDDPEIKEFLPRLQPYTLENQQVETFRKQVTQALKYTDELGIIHPERGIFGLAVWLRETVVNEIAGFQSTFSYAYDATIAMSDLAQLVQVFQKHSASLHQLQTEYQQLYNYQQSCQTNLQIWQNRKREIDYLIEAIKEWKITAFEHLYQVLQNCQESDLTLTAAMLNLPIGLLMFAQNLNLQILPKNYQIQQPGWEILIKALSYEIEGNFSDRRGKKYNFSYFMQQHLSQIPIVLEKSDRSKWQETYQQFKNYPFLTTKQRTLLVENTQSWLMQLQQTYSTAYELNNIESTLMRITEELLDIILANSRQCILKVKTETEQQLNKLQKQNQPQKSTTENLPHNIPHNQITPEQISKTQAQVEKANENVKSQLEQVVRILEKLHKQPHLPAKLRNLTAQFLATPSNIWQQHQEFTNQVQLWENCITHLDDLSSSLDAFPVLEVIQESLQTELVQLKKTTKSSLLKIEKAQKKLNELADKLQSQIPDELITERNWWNLTWQQIPDKFKTNQPQNSETDLLHLESLQQIKNQFELWQEQLQIEETYLHKYQNFVQDWITKLRQPSERDSNDLRQIYLDNANVVGITCVQAANYNFSEEFKYFDVVIIDEVSKCTPPELVIPALKAKKLVMVGDHRQLPPMLEIDTIEEVAETMGHSREEMRFLEESLFKFQFENADNSIKQMLNNQYRMHPNIMGAINQFYDGKLECGILEPDSKRAHNLAGEIIKPEHHLMWVTMPREEEFAEEKLGTSFFNPQEVDVIEKICQEFENAWSSRVANGEPKKEIAVITFYGAQLRKIDERLQPELFPSLHIRTGTVDRFQGMERPVVIVSMVRNNPLGDVGFAKKPERVNVAFSRAQELLVIVGCHDLFTSNSGKVGRMYSEVANLANRHGGFIDVSWFC; translated from the coding sequence ATGAAATCTCAAAAAGCCAGAATATCCATGCCGAACTTAGTCACAAGTAACAAATATCAAAATTGGGGATATAGCTTATTAAATTCCACAATTGATAACATAATTCGCAGTTTTGAGGGACAAGAAAAAGTTAAATCTTATAGCGATTTTCGAGAAAAAAAAGAACGTGCTTATGAATTAATTTTTGAATGTGTAGGTAAACAAACTTGTCTATTTTATATTCGTCGTCAAGGGCAAGGAAAAGACACTGGAGAAGAAATTTGGGATTTAACAATTGCTACAGATGATAGAGAATATAAACTACCGAAAAGACTCAAAGAACTCAAGAAAACTTTAGGACTGAGAGCAGTAGTGAAAAAAAATGGTACTGGTGGTTTAAAAATTCTCTCAGCTTATTTATTACCACCTTCACGGGGAAAAATTGACGCTTATGCTTTACCTTTACCATTACAATTAGTTCCTAATTATCATGAAACTGTAAATATTGCGCCTCAGATATTGGCAAAGATCAACAAAATGCCAATATGCGGTAATCATGTTCCCACAGAAGCTCAATTACAAGCTTGGAAAGCATTTTTAAAAGTAGAAGAACGTATTGCTAAAGCTCGACAATTTTGTGTGAACTTTTTTGACTCCCAATATGACCACACACAAAAAGAAATAGCTTTAAAAATTAATATTAACTCAGCCACGCTTAATGGTGAGGAAGAAAATTATATAGACGTAGATAACTTTTGGGAACGAGTAAAACAGGCAAAAAATCAAGATATTAAATTTTCTGATACTGTACCCACAGAAATAACTCGTCGTACCAGTCGTCAACTAGGAACTATTGAAAAAATTGATCCTGAAAATAATCTTATTTACATTAGAATTGACCGGGATTTATTAGAATATATAGCAGCGGGAAATTATCAACTACCAACACAAGGATACTTGTTTTTTGATGCTGCCGGTGATATTAAACAAATAGAACGAAAAGAAAAAGCCTTAGAACAATTAAAACAAGGACGTACCCAAAACCCCTATTTAGGTGATTTCTTATTTGATGCTTCCCAAGCTAGACCTATAGAAAAAACAGTTCAACTCAACTCTCAAGATTTATTATTAGCTGCTGCAAATGCAGGTCAAAAAGCTTCCGTAGAAAAGGTACTTGCAGCAGAAGATTTAGTTTTAATTCAAGGTCCACCAGGAACAGGTAAAACCACAGTAATTGCCGAAATTTGTTATCAAATTGCTTTGCGTGGTGGTCGGACATTGATTACTTCCCAAGCTAATTTAGCAGTTGATAATGCTTTAAGTCGCTTAGTTCACAACCCTGTTATTCGTGCTGTCCGCAAAGGAAAAGCTGAAAAAGTGGGAGAAGAAGGACAAGCATTTTTAGAAGAACAAGTCATTAATAAATGGTTAGAAAATACCGCTAATGACTGCGAAAGTAACCTTAATTTACGTCGGGAGAATTTGGATATTCTCCAGCAATTATTGGCAGACTTACCAAGATTTACAGCTTATTTAAAAGCTGAAGAAAAATTACATAATAAACAGAAAAAAAGCAAAGATGAACAAATTAAATTAGAGGAACTGTACCAAAGCCAGGAAACCGTTTATCATGAATTAATGGAAAATCAAACAGAAATAGAAATTCTGACTCAGGAATTGAAAAATATCCTCAAAAAGCCCAAAAATATCAATTGGGATGATCCAGAAATTAAAGAATTTTTACCCCGTCTACAACCTTATACATTAGAAAATCAGCAAGTAGAAACTTTCCGCAAACAAGTGACTCAAGCACTTAAATATACAGATGAACTTGGTATAATTCATCCTGAACGTGGTATATTTGGTTTAGCAGTGTGGTTACGGGAAACAGTAGTAAATGAAATTGCGGGATTTCAATCCACATTCTCCTATGCTTATGATGCAACCATAGCTATGTCAGACTTAGCTCAATTAGTACAGGTTTTCCAAAAACATTCTGCATCATTGCATCAGTTACAAACAGAATATCAACAATTGTATAATTATCAGCAAAGTTGTCAAACAAACCTGCAAATCTGGCAAAACCGTAAACGAGAAATTGATTATCTGATCGAAGCAATTAAAGAATGGAAAATCACCGCTTTTGAGCATCTTTATCAAGTCTTGCAAAATTGCCAAGAATCCGATTTAACCCTCACAGCAGCAATGTTGAATTTACCAATAGGGTTATTGATGTTTGCTCAAAATTTAAACCTGCAAATATTACCTAAAAATTATCAAATTCAACAACCAGGATGGGAAATATTAATCAAAGCTCTATCCTATGAAATTGAAGGTAATTTTAGTGATAGAAGAGGGAAAAAGTATAATTTTAGCTATTTTATGCAACAGCATTTGAGTCAAATTCCCATAGTTTTAGAAAAGAGCGATCGCAGCAAATGGCAAGAAACCTATCAACAATTTAAAAATTATCCATTTCTCACCACAAAACAGCGAACATTGCTAGTTGAGAATACCCAATCTTGGTTAATGCAATTGCAACAAACCTACAGCACAGCTTATGAATTAAATAACATCGAGTCTACGTTAATGCGAATTACAGAAGAATTATTAGATATAATTCTTGCTAACTCTCGTCAATGTATTCTCAAAGTCAAAACCGAAACAGAACAACAATTAAATAAATTGCAAAAACAAAATCAACCGCAAAAATCAACAACAGAAAACCTACCCCATAATATACCCCATAATCAAATTACCCCAGAACAAATATCAAAAACTCAAGCTCAAGTAGAAAAAGCCAATGAAAATGTCAAATCTCAACTAGAACAAGTTGTGAGAATTTTAGAAAAACTGCATAAACAACCCCATTTACCTGCAAAATTAAGAAATCTCACCGCACAATTTTTAGCCACACCATCAAATATTTGGCAACAGCATCAAGAATTTACTAACCAAGTACAACTGTGGGAAAACTGCATCACCCATCTTGATGATTTAAGTTCTTCCCTAGACGCTTTTCCTGTATTAGAAGTCATTCAAGAATCCTTGCAAACAGAGTTAGTACAACTCAAAAAAACCACTAAATCCTCCTTGCTAAAAATTGAAAAAGCCCAAAAGAAATTAAATGAATTAGCAGATAAATTACAATCACAGATACCTGATGAATTAATCACAGAAAGAAACTGGTGGAATTTGACTTGGCAACAAATACCTGATAAATTTAAAACAAATCAACCCCAAAATTCAGAAACAGATTTATTGCATCTGGAATCTTTACAACAGATAAAAAATCAATTTGAACTGTGGCAGGAACAACTACAAATAGAAGAAACTTATCTGCACAAATATCAAAACTTTGTCCAAGATTGGATTACCAAACTACGTCAACCTTCAGAAAGAGATAGTAACGACTTAAGACAAATTTATTTAGATAACGCTAACGTCGTTGGTATCACCTGCGTGCAAGCTGCAAATTACAACTTCTCCGAAGAATTTAAATATTTTGATGTTGTCATTATTGATGAAGTAAGTAAATGTACACCACCAGAATTAGTTATACCCGCATTAAAAGCCAAAAAATTAGTCATGGTAGGAGATCACCGACAACTACCACCAATGCTAGAAATTGACACAATAGAAGAAGTCGCAGAAACAATGGGACATTCTAGAGAAGAAATGCGATTTCTCGAAGAATCCTTATTTAAATTTCAGTTTGAAAATGCCGATAATAGCATTAAACAAATGCTCAATAACCAATATCGAATGCACCCCAATATTATGGGAGCAATCAATCAGTTTTATGATGGTAAATTAGAATGTGGCATTTTAGAACCAGACAGCAAACGCGCCCATAATTTAGCAGGTGAAATCATTAAACCAGAACATCATTTAATGTGGGTGACAATGCCCAGAGAAGAGGAATTTGCAGAAGAAAAATTAGGAACATCATTTTTTAATCCCCAAGAAGTAGATGTCATTGAAAAAATCTGTCAAGAATTTGAAAATGCTTGGAGTTCTAGAGTTGCTAATGGTGAACCTAAAAAAGAAATAGCAGTCATTACATTTTATGGCGCTCAACTGCGAAAAATAGATGAACGTTTACAACCGGAACTTTTTCCCTCCTTGCACATTAGAACAGGTACAGTTGATAGATTTCAAGGTATGGAAAGACCAGTTGTAATTGTCAGTATGGTGCGGAATAATCCTTTAGGAGATGTGGGATTTGCTAAAAAACCAGAACGGGTAAACGTCGCTTTTTCTCGCGCTCAAGAATTATTAGTAATTGTTGGTTGTCACGATTTATTTACCAGCAACTCTGGTAAAGTTGGTCGAATGTATTCAGAAGTAGCAAATCTCGCCAATCGTCATGGAGGTTTTATTGATGTTTCCTGGTTCTGTTGA
- a CDS encoding mechanosensitive ion channel family protein, whose product MMQWIIPLIFILVGFLAGIIGEKVIFNRIKSFVVKRQIPGSEIIFQSLHRMTFIWFVLAGFFWAILSSPVKPGIANVLQKIITIILLYSVTLVLARLTAGFVNLFVQRTEGVSTSLLSNLAKTIVLVLGTLILLQTVGIEITPIVTTLGIGGLAVGLALQDTLANLFSGFYLVISKQVRAGDYVKLDDGHQGYVTDITWRNTTIKEISNNVIIVPNSKLASAIFTNYHLPAKEITLTMNVGVSYDSDLELVEKVTIEVAKEVMQEIAPELIQIEPYLRFHTFNDFSIDYTLYMRVSEYFDQRIGKHLLVKKLHKRYQQEGIEIPFPIREVYMRSV is encoded by the coding sequence ATGATGCAATGGATTATACCTCTTATATTTATTCTAGTTGGCTTTCTGGCTGGCATAATTGGCGAAAAAGTTATTTTTAATAGAATTAAAAGCTTTGTTGTTAAGCGACAAATTCCTGGAAGTGAGATTATATTTCAATCACTGCACAGAATGACCTTTATTTGGTTTGTTTTGGCAGGTTTTTTTTGGGCTATTCTTAGTTCTCCTGTTAAACCAGGTATTGCTAATGTTCTGCAAAAAATCATCACCATAATTTTATTATATTCTGTAACTTTAGTTTTAGCTAGACTGACTGCCGGTTTTGTCAATTTATTTGTTCAACGTACCGAGGGAGTTTCTACATCCCTGCTCTCTAATTTAGCTAAAACAATTGTTTTAGTTTTGGGAACATTAATTCTTTTGCAAACTGTGGGTATTGAAATTACTCCCATAGTTACCACCTTGGGAATTGGAGGTTTAGCTGTTGGTTTAGCTCTCCAAGACACCTTAGCTAATTTATTTTCTGGTTTTTATTTAGTTATTTCTAAGCAGGTAAGAGCAGGGGATTATGTTAAATTAGATGATGGTCATCAAGGTTATGTCACAGATATTACTTGGCGAAACACCACAATCAAGGAAATTTCTAATAATGTGATTATTGTTCCTAATTCTAAGTTGGCTTCAGCAATTTTTACTAATTATCATCTACCTGCAAAAGAAATTACTTTAACTATGAATGTGGGTGTTAGTTATGATAGCGATTTGGAATTAGTGGAAAAAGTGACTATAGAAGTCGCTAAAGAAGTGATGCAGGAAATTGCACCAGAATTAATTCAGATTGAACCTTATCTGAGGTTTCACACTTTCAATGATTTTAGCATAGATTATACTCTTTATATGCGAGTCAGTGAATATTTTGACCAGCGCATTGGTAAACATTTGTTGGTGAAGAAGTTACACAAACGCTATCAACAAGAAGGTATTGAAATTCCTTTTCCAATTAGAGAAGTTTATATGCGTAGCGTTTGA
- a CDS encoding tRNA (cytidine(34)-2'-O)-methyltransferase, producing the protein MPQVVLVNPQIPPNTGNIARTCAATGTELHLVGPLGFEISDRYLKRAGLDYWPYVKLHYHESPEAFQIVHQQRGGRLLGFSVRGSFNYTNYQYQADDWLLFGSETTGLPPDVLNVCDSTLYIPMHEPGVRSLNLSVSVAIGLFECRRQLGYLQ; encoded by the coding sequence ATGCCCCAGGTAGTTTTAGTTAACCCGCAAATTCCCCCAAATACAGGCAATATTGCCCGTACTTGTGCAGCTACAGGGACAGAATTGCATTTGGTAGGTCCTTTAGGATTTGAAATTAGCGATCGCTATCTCAAAAGAGCAGGTTTAGATTACTGGCCTTACGTCAAACTGCACTATCATGAATCCCCAGAAGCATTCCAAATCGTCCATCAACAGCGAGGCGGCAGATTATTGGGGTTTAGCGTCCGTGGCAGTTTTAACTATACAAATTACCAGTATCAAGCAGATGACTGGTTATTGTTTGGCAGTGAAACCACAGGCTTACCGCCAGATGTTCTCAATGTCTGTGACTCCACCCTCTACATACCCATGCACGAACCCGGCGTTCGCAGCTTGAATCTATCCGTAAGTGTGGCTATTGGCTTGTTTGAATGCCGACGACAGTTAGGGTATCTACAATAG